From Pseudarthrobacter equi, a single genomic window includes:
- a CDS encoding DUF3375 family protein, whose translation MPRSARSSADAISARLRDLELLTKGPAWALTRSAPWVIAVLQASFTRTRPQLPLEEFHADVDSFLEELRRQDPGLGGGANGKSFGDEWTRRQFLTRRNQSGQIVYEVTEPAARVLAFLDSLSSERSTLNGSRLGTLLGDVEKLANETNPDQSARLEALEEEIGERQQLIEDISSGEFDGLLDDDQAVEAAGNILDLAASLPADYKKMRDRIEELVGGLRNQIIEESLTKGATMAQVLEADKRLRQSPEGRTFRSFTAFLEDPQQQLRFRSAIGEVLGRQFADDLSPEDRETLKNLVAELRQQHSQIQRIYGKLSESLNTYVQSDDFRQSVRLRQVLREAEHAIRSLPYERDRPGLVPGPVLYNAGFEALSMVKLFDPDEFAAPPKLADPIAFSDSDRVRSPRTGKAKPAVVRAAMAGARTLGDAWEQLPPEEQHINSIRALLSEALHAGADFNRSDFEGLDFEQIDGSIRRAYLPVVTLAKDSHD comes from the coding sequence GTGCCCCGCTCCGCCAGGTCATCCGCTGACGCCATCAGCGCCCGGCTCCGGGACCTCGAACTCCTCACCAAGGGACCCGCCTGGGCCCTCACCCGCTCGGCGCCGTGGGTCATCGCGGTGCTGCAGGCGTCCTTCACCCGCACCCGGCCGCAGCTTCCGCTCGAGGAATTCCATGCCGACGTCGACTCCTTCCTTGAGGAGCTCCGCCGGCAGGACCCCGGGCTGGGTGGCGGCGCCAACGGCAAGTCGTTCGGCGACGAGTGGACGCGCCGGCAGTTCCTGACCCGCCGGAACCAGTCCGGCCAGATCGTCTACGAAGTCACCGAGCCCGCCGCCCGCGTGCTCGCATTCCTTGACAGCCTTTCCAGCGAACGGTCCACCCTCAACGGGTCCCGCCTGGGCACGCTGCTCGGCGATGTCGAAAAGCTCGCCAATGAGACCAACCCGGACCAGAGCGCCCGGCTTGAGGCCCTCGAAGAGGAAATCGGCGAGCGGCAGCAGCTGATCGAGGACATCAGTAGCGGCGAGTTCGACGGCCTGCTCGATGACGATCAAGCCGTGGAGGCCGCGGGCAACATCCTGGACCTGGCCGCCAGCCTGCCGGCCGATTACAAGAAGATGCGCGACCGGATCGAGGAACTGGTGGGCGGCCTCCGCAACCAGATCATCGAGGAGTCACTGACCAAGGGCGCCACCATGGCGCAGGTGCTGGAAGCGGACAAGCGGCTCCGCCAGAGCCCGGAGGGCAGGACGTTCCGGTCCTTCACTGCGTTCCTGGAGGATCCACAGCAGCAGCTTCGCTTCCGCTCGGCCATCGGCGAGGTCCTCGGCCGGCAGTTCGCGGACGACCTCTCGCCGGAGGACCGCGAGACACTGAAGAACCTGGTGGCCGAACTCCGCCAGCAGCACAGCCAGATCCAGCGCATCTACGGCAAGCTCAGCGAAAGCCTCAACACGTACGTCCAGAGCGACGACTTCCGCCAGTCGGTCCGGCTGCGGCAGGTCCTGCGCGAAGCCGAGCACGCCATCCGGTCCCTGCCGTACGAGCGCGACCGGCCAGGCCTGGTACCCGGACCGGTCCTTTACAACGCGGGTTTCGAGGCGCTTTCCATGGTGAAGCTGTTCGACCCCGACGAATTCGCCGCACCGCCCAAACTGGCCGATCCCATCGCATTCAGCGACTCGGACCGCGTGCGCTCGCCGAGGACCGGCAAGGCCAAACCGGCGGTGGTCCGCGCCGCCATGGCAGGCGCCAGGACCCTGGGTGACGCCTGGGAGCAGCTGCCGCCGGAAGAGCAGCACATCAACTCCATCCGCGCCCTGCTGTCGGAGGCCCTGCACGCCGGGGCCGACTTCAACCGCAGCGATTTCGAGGGCCTGGACTTCGAACAGATAGACGGCTCCATT
- a CDS encoding acyl-CoA dehydrogenase family protein, with product MTSATHSPSTDAPAEETPVPAGKIGSGVTADEARAVAEAARETGWDRPSFAKGLYLGNFDLSLVHPWPTPDPADVVRGEAFMARLTAYARTMDGRVIERASQIPDEYIRGLADLGVFGMKIPEEYGGLGLSLVYYGRALALLGSVHPSLGALLSAHQSIGVPEPVKVFGSPEQKKEYLPRCAAGAITAFLLTEPDVGSDPARLGSTATPTEDGEAYLLDGVKLWTTNGVIAELVVVMAVVPVHTDADGTPHKGGISAFVVEMDSPGITVENRNAFMGLRGIENGVTRFHQVRVPAANRLGREGQGLKIALTTLNTGRLALPALCVASGRWSLKIAREWSNARTQWGRPVGEHEAVGKKIAFIAASAFALDAVFELAAELADAGQKDVRIEAALAKLWATEISCRIADELVQIRGGRGFETAESLAARGERAVPAEQQLRDLRINRIFEGSSEIMRLLIAREAVDAHLAAAGDLASMDASLSDKARAAVGASGFYAKWLPKLVAGAGMDPRSYSEFGRLARQLRFVERSSRRLARQTFYAMGRWQAKLERKQAFLGRVVDIGAELFAMTACCSRAEMLLRTDPGRAASAYELAEAYCEQARVRVDEYFDQLWRNTDDGDHRLTRKVLAGDYAWLEEGVLDQSEGTGPWIADASHGPSAKEDLHRRYR from the coding sequence ATGACCTCCGCCACGCACAGCCCGTCAACTGACGCACCGGCTGAAGAAACGCCCGTCCCCGCCGGCAAGATCGGTTCCGGCGTCACCGCGGATGAAGCCCGTGCCGTGGCCGAGGCCGCCCGGGAGACCGGATGGGACCGGCCCAGCTTCGCCAAGGGCCTCTACCTGGGCAACTTCGACCTCAGCCTGGTCCACCCGTGGCCCACGCCCGATCCTGCGGACGTGGTGCGGGGTGAAGCGTTCATGGCCAGGCTCACCGCGTATGCCCGGACCATGGACGGCCGGGTGATTGAGCGTGCTTCGCAGATTCCGGACGAGTACATCCGCGGCTTGGCGGACCTGGGCGTCTTCGGCATGAAGATCCCCGAGGAGTACGGCGGGCTGGGCCTCTCACTGGTGTACTACGGCCGTGCCCTTGCGCTGCTGGGCAGCGTCCACCCGAGCCTCGGCGCGCTCCTTTCGGCGCACCAGTCCATTGGCGTGCCCGAGCCGGTCAAGGTGTTCGGCTCCCCGGAACAGAAAAAGGAGTACCTGCCGCGCTGCGCGGCCGGCGCCATCACCGCGTTCCTCCTCACCGAACCGGATGTGGGCAGCGACCCCGCCAGGCTGGGCAGCACCGCCACACCCACGGAGGACGGCGAGGCCTACCTTTTGGACGGCGTAAAGCTATGGACCACCAACGGGGTGATCGCGGAACTGGTGGTGGTGATGGCTGTGGTCCCGGTGCACACGGACGCCGACGGCACCCCGCATAAGGGCGGGATCAGCGCGTTCGTGGTGGAGATGGACTCCCCCGGGATCACGGTGGAGAACCGGAACGCCTTCATGGGCCTGCGCGGGATCGAAAACGGCGTCACCCGCTTTCACCAGGTCCGGGTGCCCGCGGCCAACCGGCTGGGCCGCGAGGGGCAGGGCCTGAAGATTGCCCTGACCACCCTTAACACCGGGCGGCTGGCCCTGCCTGCGCTGTGCGTCGCGTCCGGGCGCTGGAGCCTGAAGATCGCCCGCGAATGGTCCAACGCCCGCACCCAGTGGGGCCGGCCCGTGGGCGAGCACGAAGCGGTGGGAAAGAAGATCGCCTTCATCGCGGCCTCCGCCTTCGCACTGGATGCCGTGTTCGAGCTCGCCGCCGAGCTTGCGGACGCGGGCCAGAAGGACGTGCGGATCGAGGCCGCCCTGGCCAAGCTGTGGGCCACGGAAATCAGCTGCCGGATCGCTGACGAGCTGGTCCAGATCCGTGGCGGGCGCGGGTTCGAGACCGCGGAGTCCCTGGCCGCACGCGGGGAGCGTGCAGTGCCCGCCGAGCAGCAGCTGCGGGACCTGCGGATCAACAGGATCTTCGAAGGGTCCTCGGAGATCATGCGCCTGCTGATCGCGCGTGAAGCCGTTGACGCGCACCTGGCTGCCGCGGGGGACCTGGCCTCAATGGATGCGAGCCTGTCCGACAAAGCCCGGGCCGCCGTCGGCGCCTCCGGCTTCTACGCCAAATGGCTGCCCAAGCTGGTGGCCGGCGCGGGGATGGACCCGCGCTCCTACAGCGAGTTCGGCCGGCTGGCCCGGCAGCTGCGGTTCGTGGAACGCTCCTCCCGGCGCCTGGCCCGCCAGACCTTCTATGCCATGGGCAGGTGGCAGGCGAAGCTCGAGCGCAAACAGGCCTTCCTGGGCCGCGTGGTGGACATCGGTGCCGAACTGTTCGCCATGACCGCGTGCTGCTCGCGTGCGGAGATGCTGCTGCGCACAGATCCCGGGCGGGCGGCGAGCGCCTACGAACTCGCCGAAGCCTACTGCGAGCAGGCGCGGGTGCGCGTGGACGAATACTTCGACCAGCTCTGGCGGAATACGGACGACGGCGACCACCGCCTCACGCGCAAGGTCCTCGCCGGGGATTACGCCTGGCTGGAGGAAGGGGTCCTGGACCAGTCCGAGGGCACCGGGCCGTGGATTGCCGACGCCTCCCACGGGCCCTCGGCGAAGGAGGATCTGCACCGCAGATACCGGTAG
- a CDS encoding TIGR04086 family membrane protein, protein MSSSTDPENLPPRRARQDGRSENGRAGDADSQATRSIDRTPADNATRPIDRTSAGDATRSYSEAPAASAERDYPQEVYAERADAQRDYADRSGSAGATRTAAVPAAAVNPNLTDRETAIAREKEQFGGIKVGSAFFGWLTATGMAVLLTALVAAAGTAVGLANNTDVNEAVNQAAQNSGTVGLVGIIVLLVILFVSYYSGGYVAGRMARFNGAKQGLMVWVWALIAAIVIAVLGLVAGQQFNVLANLNSFPRIPINEGELTTTSIIAAVVVAVVALVGAVLGGLAGMHFHRKVDRAGFTPDNDYDE, encoded by the coding sequence ATGAGCAGCTCAACGGACCCAGAGAACCTCCCTCCCCGGCGAGCGCGGCAGGACGGGCGCAGTGAAAACGGCCGTGCCGGTGACGCGGACAGCCAGGCAACCCGCTCCATCGACCGGACCCCGGCTGACAATGCAACGCGTCCCATCGACCGGACGTCCGCCGGCGATGCCACGCGTTCGTACTCCGAGGCGCCGGCCGCATCCGCCGAACGTGACTACCCCCAGGAGGTCTACGCCGAACGGGCCGACGCCCAGCGGGATTATGCGGACCGCAGCGGATCCGCGGGGGCGACGCGGACCGCAGCTGTCCCGGCCGCGGCCGTGAACCCTAACCTGACCGACCGCGAAACCGCGATCGCCCGGGAGAAGGAGCAGTTCGGCGGCATCAAGGTGGGTTCCGCCTTCTTTGGCTGGTTGACCGCAACCGGCATGGCCGTCCTGCTCACCGCCCTGGTGGCCGCAGCCGGCACCGCCGTGGGGCTGGCCAACAACACGGATGTCAACGAGGCTGTGAACCAGGCCGCCCAGAACAGCGGAACCGTGGGCCTGGTGGGCATCATTGTGCTGCTGGTGATCCTGTTCGTTTCCTATTACTCCGGCGGCTACGTGGCCGGCCGGATGGCACGCTTCAACGGCGCCAAGCAGGGCCTCATGGTGTGGGTCTGGGCGTTGATCGCCGCCATCGTCATCGCCGTGCTGGGCCTGGTGGCCGGACAGCAGTTCAACGTGCTGGCCAACCTCAACAGCTTCCCGCGGATCCCCATCAACGAGGGTGAGCTCACCACCACCAGCATCATCGCCGCCGTGGTGGTGGCCGTGGTTGCGCTGGTGGGCGCCGTACTGGGCGGGCTGGCCGGGATGCACTTCCACCGGAAGGTTGACCGGGCAGGATTCACACCGGACAACGACTACGACGAGTAG
- a CDS encoding YchJ family protein produces MTKIGAQDRCPCLSGDQYASCCGRFHSGGAEAATAEQLMRSRYTAFVLLDRDYLLRTWHPDTAPGNLQLDPEMQWRRLDIAATSGGGPFDTAGTVEFKAHYRHTGERGVLHEASRFVRSDGRWFYVDGDILD; encoded by the coding sequence ATGACAAAAATCGGAGCACAGGACCGTTGCCCGTGCCTGTCCGGGGATCAGTACGCCTCCTGCTGCGGCCGGTTCCATTCGGGCGGGGCCGAAGCAGCCACCGCGGAGCAGCTGATGCGCTCCCGGTACACGGCTTTCGTGCTCCTGGACCGGGACTACCTGCTCAGGACGTGGCACCCGGACACGGCCCCGGGGAACCTGCAGCTGGACCCGGAAATGCAGTGGCGGCGGCTGGACATCGCCGCCACCAGCGGTGGTGGGCCTTTCGACACCGCGGGGACGGTGGAGTTCAAGGCCCACTACCGGCACACCGGAGAGCGGGGCGTGCTGCACGAGGCAAGCAGGTTCGTCCGTTCGGACGGCCGGTGGTTTTACGTGGATGGGGACATCCTGGACTGA
- a CDS encoding aldo/keto reductase family protein has protein sequence MEFRYLGNSGFKVSEITFGNWLTHGSQVENDVASQCVRAALDAGISTFDTADVYANTAAETVLGEALKGERRESLEIFTKVFGPTGPKGKNDLGLSRKHIMDSVNGSLRRLQTDYIDLYQAHRYDFETPLEETMQAFADIVRQGKALYIGVSEWTADQLREGHKLSRELGFQLISNQPQYSMLWRVIEAEVVPASEELGVSQIVWSPMAQGVLSGKYLPGQPAPEGSRATDEKGGAKMISRWMRDDVLQGVQDLKPIAEEAGLSMPQLAVAWVLQNPNVASAIVGASRPEQIADSVAAAGVKLEPDVLKKIDDAIGALAERDPAQTKSPATREA, from the coding sequence ATGGAATTCAGATACCTCGGAAACAGCGGTTTCAAAGTCTCGGAAATCACATTCGGCAACTGGTTGACGCACGGCTCCCAGGTGGAGAATGACGTCGCCTCGCAGTGCGTGCGCGCCGCCCTCGACGCCGGCATCAGCACCTTCGACACTGCCGACGTCTATGCCAACACCGCGGCGGAGACGGTCCTGGGCGAGGCCCTGAAGGGCGAGCGCCGCGAATCGCTGGAGATCTTCACGAAGGTCTTCGGCCCCACCGGCCCCAAGGGCAAGAACGATCTTGGCCTGTCCCGCAAACACATCATGGATTCCGTCAACGGCTCGCTGCGCCGGCTGCAGACGGACTACATAGACCTCTACCAGGCCCACCGGTACGACTTCGAAACGCCGCTCGAGGAGACCATGCAGGCGTTCGCGGACATCGTCCGCCAGGGCAAGGCTCTCTACATTGGCGTCAGCGAGTGGACCGCGGACCAGCTCCGGGAGGGGCACAAGCTGTCCCGGGAACTGGGCTTCCAGCTGATCTCCAACCAGCCGCAGTACTCCATGCTCTGGCGCGTCATCGAAGCCGAGGTGGTACCGGCGTCGGAGGAACTGGGCGTGTCCCAGATCGTCTGGTCACCCATGGCGCAGGGTGTCCTGAGCGGCAAGTACCTGCCCGGCCAGCCCGCACCCGAAGGCAGCCGCGCCACCGACGAAAAGGGCGGCGCCAAGATGATCTCGCGGTGGATGCGCGACGACGTCCTGCAGGGTGTGCAGGACCTCAAGCCAATCGCGGAGGAGGCAGGCCTGTCCATGCCGCAGCTGGCTGTGGCCTGGGTGCTGCAGAACCCCAACGTGGCTTCCGCCATCGTAGGCGCCTCACGCCCGGAGCAGATCGCCGACAGTGTGGCTGCCGCAGGAGTGAAGCTGGAGCCGGACGTACTGAAGAAGATCGACGACGCAATCGGTGCCCTCGCCGAACGCGATCCCGCGCAGACCAAGTCGCCCGCCACGCGGGAAGCCTAG
- a CDS encoding SDR family oxidoreductase, whose translation MAADLPDLAVTGSTGGLGGMVARELAGAGFAQRLLVRDPSRAPELEQAATAVCSYGDAEAARTALEGVRVLFMVSAAEAEDRLQQHFAFVDAAAGAGVQHVVYTSFYGAAPDATFTLARDHYATEERIRASGMDYTFLRDNFYLDFLPLMTDDQGVIKGPAGDGVFSGVAREDIARSAVAVLRDPAIHKGKTYQLTGPEELSMARAAEIISEGTGRDVTYQAETLEEAYASRAPYNAPKWQVDAWVSTYTAMAAGEMAGISLDVHGLTGQDPISLAEFLTRPVL comes from the coding sequence ATGGCGGCGGACCTGCCGGACCTTGCGGTCACCGGCTCTACCGGCGGGCTGGGCGGCATGGTGGCCAGGGAACTGGCAGGCGCCGGCTTCGCCCAGCGCCTGCTGGTGCGGGACCCGTCCCGCGCGCCTGAGCTGGAGCAGGCCGCCACCGCCGTGTGCAGCTACGGGGACGCGGAGGCCGCCCGGACTGCCCTTGAGGGGGTCCGGGTGCTGTTCATGGTGTCCGCCGCCGAGGCGGAGGACCGGCTGCAGCAGCACTTTGCGTTCGTGGATGCCGCGGCCGGCGCCGGGGTGCAGCACGTGGTGTACACGTCCTTTTACGGGGCGGCCCCGGATGCCACGTTCACGCTGGCCCGGGACCATTACGCCACCGAAGAACGGATCCGGGCCTCCGGGATGGATTACACGTTCCTGCGGGACAACTTCTACCTGGACTTCCTGCCCCTGATGACCGATGACCAGGGGGTCATCAAGGGACCGGCCGGTGACGGCGTGTTTTCCGGGGTGGCCCGGGAGGACATTGCGCGCAGTGCAGTTGCGGTGCTGAGGGACCCCGCCATCCACAAGGGCAAGACCTATCAGCTCACCGGCCCCGAAGAGCTCTCCATGGCCCGGGCTGCGGAAATCATCAGCGAAGGTACCGGCAGGGACGTCACCTACCAGGCGGAGACGCTGGAGGAAGCCTACGCGTCGCGGGCACCCTATAACGCACCAAAGTGGCAGGTGGATGCCTGGGTCAGCACCTACACCGCCATGGCGGCAGGCGAGATGGCGGGCATTTCACTCGACGTGCATGGGCTGACGGGCCAGGACCCCATCAGCCTCGCGGAGTTCCTGACCCGGCCCGTGCTGTAG